The DNA sequence TCAGTACATTACCAGAACCTAGCATGGAGAGAAACCGAGAGATAAATATAGGAAAGCCATCACTTGTAAATCTCAATGAGATCACCTGTATAAATAAATAtgtaaatcaaatgttttttttaaacagaaaattGGAGACAAAATGATAACTCTGGAGCTATGAGACTGACCTGCATAGGCACAGACGTCCACCAGCGTGTTAGCGAAGCTGCGGAAGGGCTCAGGCACCACCTGCAGCGCTGCCAGGGTGGTCTCAATGGCCTCCCCTTTACCCAGGTGGTTGAGGCCCAGGCCCAGAGGCAGCCAGCGGGCGTATGTGTCTTTCAGCTCCAGCTCACTCTTCTCCATGATGGACTGGACGATGGTGGAGGTGACGTCACCGTTGCACGAGCCCACCGCGATCATACCGCACGCCAGCGCCGTCACACCTGCCACCTGAGAGTGTGTGACAAGACACATAACATGGGACAGTGAGCTGGGTTTAATGAGTGTGGATGTGTAATAGACTTAAGAAGACAAACTGTGGAACTATACACACAGTACCTCCATGCTGGACTTGGAGTCTACCATGACAGGCAGCAGCAGAGAGAGGACGTCCTCACGGTTCGAGCCAGCATATGCCAGGCCCAGGCTGGGGATAGAGGAGAAAGGTCAGGGTCAAACCCCACCTAAACAAGTACTTTTCACAGGCAGAGATTACACTGTGCTAATGGACTAAACAAACCTCAATACAAATCTTTAATGTACAAGAGGTGTCATgcagtaggggctaggggttgatttgggacTAAACACGCATTTCCTTCTCTCCTTACCCGAAGATGGCTCCTATCCGCATGACGTTGCTGTTGTGGAGGACGTAGTCTGACAGCAGGGCCAGGGCCGGGTCACACTCATTCCTCACCCCAGAGTTTACTATGCCACAAGCCAGGAGGGCGCCcgactacagggagagagagaaaagaaagagagggggagacatatCTACATGAATAGGATGTTTAGGGCTTTTCTGGATGCTGTGAAGGTTGTGGTGAGGAGGTTTTAATGCAGGGTGTTTGGTAAGAGGCTGAGTGTGTGTGCTGACCTTAATGTAGTCTTCTGAGGAGTAGAGGTACTTGTCTATCTGTGTCAGACCACCATCCACATCCCACAGCAGGATCATCCCCAGAGAGGCTGCAGCACTCAGCATACCTGGAGATAAACACAGAATTAGCAACATTTACACAACAGCAATATATTATTTTTGTTACTATGCTTGAAATTAAGGATTAGCAATGAAGGCGATACATTAAGTTGCCGCTAAGCATCCTAGATTCATGAGACTGGTACTCACTGTCGAACCACCAAACATGAACCAATTTCCAGTCATACCCCCACAAATGTGAACCATGAGGCCCATTTGAAGACGGGGATGtgaggctttgtgtgtgtggtttccctCACCATGGTCTTTGTTCTTGTACAGCCATTTGTTGCCGTCGTCTGTGAGCAGCTTGTCCTGTCCAAACCCTGCGTTGACGAAGCCGTTGACAAATGAGGAGGCCAGGTTCATACGAGCAGAGTCCACCTGGGAACCACTTCCTCCaaaccctgacagacagacaatgacATGATAAAAAAGGAGGATGAGGATAGAGGAGTGTGATAGAACACGACCAGGACATTAGTGAGCTGCTGAAGTGAAGGTGCTGAACTCACTGTTGTTCTCCAGGTGGGTTTTGTAGATGTCATCTGGGACTTTGGGTTCCATGATGTCCAACTGTAAAGAAAGGAAACAGTACGTTACTGGCTGCCTGGTGCTGAGTCATAGCCACTAACAGGCTTAAATGTCTTTCACTAATTGGTTTATTCACTATACCAGCCATTCATTATCCTCTAGCCTCATTTGTTCTCTCACTCTATGCACCATTATTCTCCCACATGACCCCTACCCCACTCTTTCACTCTCCTCTTGGTACCTTCTTCAAGTCTCCTCCATTTCCCCCTCAAAAATATTAAATAGAGCACAGTCCTAACTCATCTCTACAGGTCATATTCCCCTCTCCTTAGCCCTACTCTAAAAACCTTTTCTCTAACATACACTCAGCCCCCACTGTCAGTCACACTCCATCCACTGACTTCAACAGTGACCCACTCCCCAGTCCTGCTCTAAACACTCACTCTTACaaccccctccactctctctagtAGTCTACccatcttccctctttctctcctcacctctcgggCCAGGGCCAGGAAGTTGCTGTTGAGCTGGACGTTGGACATGATCTCCGTCAGGTCCTCGTAGTCCTCCACGTCCTCGTTGAGCTCCAGGAACATGCCATGTCGGCCCAGCATGAAGGCCATCTCCTTCTGGATCACACTACAGGAAAACACCCACTAAACCATCAACTCTTCATGCACATCATTAACTATGGAAAACACTGCTGAATGCATTCCCATTGACTGTCAGTAGAAAATGTGAATAACGATTAGAAAGAAAATACTGTTTACCACTATAGGTTGTACAGGGAACtgctaaaataaaggaaacaccaacataaagtttTCTAATTGGGAGTTAGGCCACCACAAGCTGCCAGGACAGCTTCAATACGCCTTGGCCTAGATTtgacaagtgtctggaactttataaaagggatgcgacaccattcttcaacaacaacaaaaataaaaaatagttttttttgttgaCGGCGGTGGAAAACGCCATCTCAGGCGCCGCTctagaatctcaaataaaatgttcaattggttgagatctgatgactgagacacacaccccTTTAAACACCGTATGCTCCTTtcagacccctctttcaaagtcacagctctcttctagccatggtagccaaaacaaCAGGCAACCCTAAGCATGATGAAAtgttttaattgcttaattaactttggaaccacacctgtgtggaagcacctgctttcaatatataccgaacaaaaacataaaacgcaacatgtaaagtgttggtcccatgtttaatgacctgaaataaaagatcccagaaatgttccatgtgcaCAATCTTATTTTTCAACTTTTGTACACAATTGTCTTTatttccctgttagtgagcatttctcctttgccaagataatccattcacttgacaggcgtggcatatcaggaagctgattaaacagcatgatcattacacaagtgcaccttgtacTTGGGAAAATAAAAGGACATTAAAATGTGCAGtcatcacaacacaatgccacagatgtctcaaattttgagatgttcaattggcatgctaactgcaggaatgtccaccagagttgttgccagagattAACCATTTTACTATAAGCCACctccgttgttttagagaatttgtcagtacgtccaaccggcctcacaaccgcagaccatgtataaccacaccagcccaggacctccacaaccagCCACcccgacagctgatgaaactgaagagtatttctgtctgtaataaagcacttttgtggggaacaactcattctgattggctgggcctggctctccagtgggtgggcccattccctcccaagcccacccatggcttcgcccctgcccagtcatgtgaaatagattagagcctaatttatttatttcaattgactgacttccttaAATGAACTCAGTAAAAATGATGAAATTGTattgaatttatatttttgttcagtatactttgtAGCCCTCATTCACTCAAGTGTTTCTTTCatgttggcagttacctgtaggtaGCACTTCTTTTGAAAGTTTTGCTGTGAGATAATTAAGTGTGAGAGTGCAGTGAGTGTGTTGTGTCAGTCTGTACATGTCTTTGCAGGAGGTGAAGATGTTCTCCACCAGTTCCACGTCGTTGAGCATCAGGGCCAGCCTCAGGGCCTCTGGGTAACGGTTAAACTTCCTGAAGATGTTAAGGGAACACTTCAACAGGGCAGAGTTCTCTGGCTCAGGGACGTAGCTCACACAGctggcatagagagagagaggatgacagagggTTTAGGTAATACTGATGAGAGGAACAACCTTTTGTCTCTTCAGGCTGCTGTTGGCACACTACAAGAATGTTGAGGCAGACGGTGTGGTACATGTGTTTGAACATGTGTgtgaagatatatatatatatatatatatatatatatatatatatatatatatgtttgccCCTCACATGGTAAGGTGTATGTTGTCCACTCACCTGGTGAGGTAGAGGCAGACCTTGGCATATGCATTATCATCTATGTAGAGCTCCAACATCTCCAGCTTCTCGACCTCCATCAGCAGGTCACAGGCCTCGTGCTCAGCGTTGTGGGCCATGTTGTAGGGCACAATCTCCTTCACCAGCTTCAGCAAAGTCTCCTGCTGCGTCTTATCACTCTCCTCAACCTCCTGCCACTCCTTGGCCACCTCGCCCGCCAGGtgcctacacacaaacacaccagagTTTAGGGTAGAAGactagggccgggacgatacTCGTAAGTATCGCTGAAAGAAAATAAAAGAttgaacttctttaggaaaacagcccaaATGTTAGAAACAAACATCCTTaagttgtcatccagagtcacatgtatttattttccaagctatagcacacaatattttacacacaGCAGATCGGTCTGCGTCGTGTTttaatttttgccatggaaaaaaaatctaaatactgGTATTGTCACAGCCCTAGGTCAGACCACACAAACTGCCTACTGCTGCCAGGCATGGAATGAATGAGGCAAATAAGTCACATTTTTACTTAGTCTTCCATTGGTATCAAtgcatgacaaagtgaaaattcTACTTAAGTAGAAGGTAGGATTCACCCATGTGTTAGCCGTTTCAAATGGCGTCCCGTATCCTACCTGACGTATTCATGTCCCCAGGACGCCAGCTCCTCCTGGGAGCCCAGCAGACGGTACTTCAGACACTCCCGCTCCCCACTCATTGTCATGGCCAAGACCGACACCACGTCCGCACAGAAACTCTGCAAAAACAAGAAGACATGAGTTAGCTAGACATATCCATAATTACAGTTATGATCGGTCCTTCTGAACATGAATCCCTAGTTCCATCCAGAATTTCGATGTCCAATATACTAGGTATCTATCCTTGTTATTCTTTTCTGTATCTCCAGTAACATTGCAAAATAAATCCATCCAAATGTTTTGCACAGTGTTTATAAAGTAAAAGCAGACAGGGAAAGGAAGCAATACAGTGGTTGAGACAGTCAAGCCATTCTTTCCACCTGTTTTCCCCATTGAACAGTTAGCCATTTAGCAAGGACATAGAATCGGTGTTCCCACCTTGTTCTCGCCAGGCACCATGCCCTCGTAGATCTCTTTGAGCTTGCCATAATGTGGCCGCAGGAACTTCAGGGGCTTGGGCACAGAGGtcatggaggtggtggaggagcgGATCTGCCTGCGCAGCTCCTCTAGAGCAGGCCGGTACAGAGACGTGTCTGTCTCCtgtgggtgggtgagagagaaagggggcaGGGGGGTGTACAAAGAAAGTTGTTTCATATGCATAGCTACCAAAGTTCACGCAGTGTATGTAAATGACTGACTCTGTACATAACGCCTtatgtactgtataatacataaGAATTGAAAAAActatactgccctaccaagccAAAAAAGCAAGTAACTTCTCATAGCTTGGAATTGAGGAAAAATAGCTTTTATTTACCTTGCTTTCACAGTAACTTtatgcagttactgctaacatgacccccattttctcctaaacacaatagaggcaggatacttgttcacatgattaagcatgtatttaatgtagcaaaaatgATATTGCTCATTTGGTAGAAAATTAGttagttactgcctttttgcttggtagggcagtatagTCCTAGTGTCTAAAGCATTGTGGTTATTGTGGTATTCGGCAGTTCTTGTGATAGTTGTTTGAAtgctaaatgacgagacagaggcattgatgcgagtaaccagtcttgttcagtacatcacaacacatccgggtatctcaagcaccccggtaaaacacaagagttgcagtaatgaacatttaccaacagatggcatcactgtgccatcttacacccataacatcttccctttaataaaataggacaggaggtgtcaattcactaacaaaacaaacctagtaacaatttccaacatgaacagtttagtatttttttttttttttttttttttccagaacaacaacacattttgatattCTCTTCACTTTTATCTCTGTCAACAATCCCTGATGGGAAACCTACAGATTAAGTCTTTTTGGTGGCTGGGACAGACGCCCGCATCGTGAAAAGACAGGGGGCTTGTCTGCGAGGACTGCGGGTTCCCGCACAGGCGTGTCACCTGAATGTCTAAGGGGAGAATTGATGGGTGAGGGAGCGGCCGACCTGTGATCCCCTGGCTCTTCGCCCAGTGCCTCAGGGCCCATGTgacttgctggggttctgtcttttgtcatgcgacccctttgaccatcagggttctgagtaggtgctggctcagcaatccgaaggtcaaccctgttacgacgGTACAGTGATCCATTCACTTCGACCAAGTAGGAGCGTGGTGCCACTTTCTGTACACAGGATCCGAGTCTCCAGAGGCCTGCCCGGTCCCCTGGTAGTGGCTTCATTCGCACCGTTTCACCCACCCTGAGCTCAGGTAAGTCTTTTGCTGATTTGTCGTAGATTAACTTGGAGACCTGTCTTCTGTGACGTAGCTTCACCAGCACGTCTGTCACCACACATGGCTCCAGGAGAGTGCTGGCTACTGGCAGAGCTGCTTTTAAGCGCCGTGCCATGAGGCGCTGTGCCGGGCTGCTGTCCATGCCTTCTGTCGGGGTATTGCGCCACTGCAGGATTGCTTTCCAGGCATCTTTGCCCTCTCGCAGAGCCTTTTTGCAGAGGTTCTTTGCGATTTTTACTGCGGACTCTGCCTTCCCATTAGCTTTTGGGTGTCGTGGTGATGAAGTGACGTGCTCGAATTCCCATCCTGCAGCAAATTTTCGGAACTCAACTCCTGAGAATTGGGGTCCATTGTCTGAAATTACCCTATCTGGCTGTCCATAGCGGGCAAACTGAGCCTTGCAGCGTTTGATCGTTGTCTCTGCTGAGAGGTCGGGGAGGAGGTCGATCTCCCAAAAGTCTGAGTAATGATCGACTACCAGCAGAAAGTCTTTGCCACTGTGCTGGAAGAGATCTAGACTTACTATCTGCCAGGGGCGCATCGGTAGCTCGTGGGACAtcatcgtctctctctgttgctcaatggcatattcattgcagattgtgcatttactgacatagtctttaatttcactctgcattcctggccaatacagtgtgtcacgtgCTTGTCTGTAACAGGCCTCACCTCCTATGTGACTTGAGTGCACGCGTGCCAACATCTCAGGGCGCAGAGACCGGGGAATAACGACTCTCTGACTCTTGAATATCACTCCGTTTTGAACACTGAGCTCCTCTTTGATTGGCCAATATTCCCTGACGGCTAAAGCAGTTTCTTCCCTGCAGTCGGGCCAGCCCATCAGAATCACAGACCTCAATGCCTGGAGTTGCCcgtccctgtctgtgtgctgtctgatttgtataaagcgctggtccgtaacattaaggtagtcagcctggttgatgtgttcaacatccacttgctctgtttgcaagctgcacactgcgtgttgttcatgcatggagcgtgtgtgagtgcctgatgcagtagccctgctgagcgtgtcactcacatacatctctggccctggcttatacaccaccttgaggttgtagttttgtagggccagtagcatgctctgcagtcgttttggggcattcaggagaggcttgctgaatatagcaataaggggcttgtgatcggtctctgcggtaatattgtcgcgcccgtacaggtagtggtggaagcgttggcatgcaaacacaatgctgaggcactccttctctatctgggcatagttctgctctgttggggtgagtgccctagaggcgaatgccacaggctggccctcctgcatgaggcaacagccaagtccatactggcttgagtcactctgaatcgtgacaggttttgacacattgtagtatcgcagtacaggtgtctgggtgaccagttgttttatttccctcaccgctgcgtcatgttttgggagccaatgccagatggtgtccttgtccatgagcctcctcagtggctcacacacttcagagagccgcggtaggaatttggccaggtaggtgacgaatccgacgaagcgctgcactcccttcacgtcagatgggtggggcatttccaagacagccttcactttttcaggatccgccttcaatccggtggaggacaagatgtgcccatgaaagcggacctctggcactttaaactgaagcttttttatgcttagccttagcttgacctgtctgcatctgaccatcagggccagcagcttggcgtcatggtcacattctgcctcctcatcactgtccccacagcccactacgagaatgtcatctgctatgggttccacgccactaagtcccatcaacagctcatgctgtttccgctgatacacctctggagccacggagacaccaaacggaagcttcaaccacctcttcctgccccagggtgtccaaaaggtggtcatgtagctgctgggctcgtcgagcttgcactgcagaaaggcatctctggcatccacgagcgtgaagactctggcctttgggagcttgtaaagaacatcctccaacgtgggcataatgtaatgtgaacgtcgcagagcccggttgaggtgtttaggatcaatgcatatccgtagcttgtctggtttcttgacgataaccatattacttatccagtccgtaggctcggtgacggatatgatgtggccatctgcttcgtatttgtcaagctgagccttcgtagctgctttcatggccactggtacattgcggggtgcacactggacaggctggatttctgcgtccaactcaaagtggacttccccaggaactgactcgaccggtgcgttgaagacatcatggtacttgcttaggagtgtctccttgctcaggggcccagcctggactttgtctataatgttaagatcagctgggatggtgaagttaataagtcCAAGGCGCTCGCATGTAGAACCTGACAGTAATGGCTGTTGACTAGCCTCAACTATTTCAAACTCAAGGGTGTATTTCTGGCCACGtaaaacacactctgtcacaaacaggcctaaagaggtcatgaactggcctgaatacagtttcagcttggtgctactctgtgtgagtttgtctctgggcgcaagcctccttttgtctttaaggctcataacgttgcatgtggcccctgaatctagctggcattgctgtggtttattattaagtagcagagtgacaaaccacttttgtccttttgccctcactgcccctatgcactcgctagcatatacatcctctgtgctgtcgttcccttcatctgtgtttgtttccatggagtgcactttaccctcctttctcttgcttttcatgCAGACCCTTGCGAAGTGATTAGCTGTACCACAGGATTTGCATATTTTTCCATAGGCTGGGCAGTGTTCTTTTCCTCGTCCATGAGAAATGCCACAATATCGGCATGTATTGGGGTTGTCTACTGCAGAGTTGGCTGTAGTATTAGCATTAGCTGTGGCAAAGGGGAATTTCTTTACTGGCTGCCTGAATGTAGCATTTACATTGTCCGTATGTTGCCTTTCTAGCTCCATGGACCTCATCCGTATATCAGTAAGCTCTGCTGCACGGCATGTCTCCACTGCCAAGGCCAGCGTCAGGTCACGTTCTCTCAGCAAACGTCTGCGGGTGCCCTCATCCGTTATGCCAAGCACAATCGTATCTCTGATCAGTTCATCTCTTAAAGCACCATAGTCACATGTAGCTGCCTTTTCCCTTAACCTAGTGACAAAGCTGTCAATGGACTCCCCGTCCTCCTGTTTGCAACGACCGAAAACATAACGCTCGTAGATGACGTTCTTTGCTGGCGTAAAGTAATGTTCAAGAGCATCAAGAATAGCTATAGCGTTACCTTGCTGTGCTGCTGTTAggttcaggttgtgtttgtatacGTGTCGGCATTCAGTTCCCATTATAGTCCTCAAAGTGGCAGCCACTACCTCATCTTCCTTTTCCAGAAGTCCCGTTGCTAGCGCATAGTCCTCCCATTCACCTCTAAACGTATCCCAGTTCGTGCTCCAATCCCCGCTGAGCTTCATAACGGCGGGAGGGGGAATGTTCGCTGCCATGTCTAACCGGTGCTAACAACACTGAAGCTAACTAGCAAACTCACTCTAGCTTAAGGCCAATTCCGGGCGAAATTTTACACAAATAAGCATTTGTTTGTAAACCAGAGCAGGTGACTCTAATTTGCGGAAAGCATGGTTAGTTATCCGACTCTGACACCATGTTTGAAtgctaaatgacgagacagaggcattgatgcgagtaaccagtcttgttcagtacatcacaacacatccgggtatctcaagcaccccggtaaaacacaagagttgcagtaatgaacatttaccaacagatggcatcactgtgccatcttacacccataacaatAGTGGTACTCACACCAAGTCTCTCCACCATCATCTCCAGCTCTTCTTGCAGCTGTTTGTCCTCATCAGactggagagagaaaagaggaactGACATTACAGTATGACAGATTCAATATGCAATGTTGGGCAATTGAATAACTGAACCCTGCACAGTAAACAGTCAAAAAAATAACAGGTCTTCCAACAGGGAACTATTGCAATAAAAGGTTGTGCAATTTGCTAACAGCTAGATATTGGGAGCATTTTGTCGTACACCGGTCCTATACCATTGTCGACTGATGGTAGGGTTGCCATGATAACTATGTATGTAACCTTGCCTCCATTGTTATGGTGTTTAAAATGGGCTATTGTTAATGTACTC is a window from the Oncorhynchus mykiss isolate Arlee chromosome 24, USDA_OmykA_1.1, whole genome shotgun sequence genome containing:
- the LOC110504101 gene encoding 26S proteasome non-ATPase regulatory subunit 2 is translated as MEEAKNKEKKQSEKTELKETKPTGKDKDKKDEQELSDEDKQLQEELEMMVERLGETDTSLYRPALEELRRQIRSSTTSMTSVPKPLKFLRPHYGKLKEIYEGMVPGENKSFCADVVSVLAMTMSGERECLKYRLLGSQEELASWGHEYVRHLAGEVAKEWQEVEESDKTQQETLLKLVKEIVPYNMAHNAEHEACDLLMEVEKLEMLELYIDDNAYAKVCLYLTSCVSYVPEPENSALLKCSLNIFRKFNRYPEALRLALMLNDVELVENIFTSCKDIVIQKEMAFMLGRHGMFLELNEDVEDYEDLTEIMSNVQLNSNFLALARELDIMEPKVPDDIYKTHLENNRFGGSGSQVDSARMNLASSFVNGFVNAGFGQDKLLTDDGNKWLYKNKDHGMLSAAASLGMILLWDVDGGLTQIDKYLYSSEDYIKSGALLACGIVNSGVRNECDPALALLSDYVLHNSNVMRIGAIFGLGLAYAGSNREDVLSLLLPVMVDSKSSMEVAGVTALACGMIAVGSCNGDVTSTIVQSIMEKSELELKDTYARWLPLGLGLNHLGKGEAIETTLAALQVVPEPFRSFANTLVDVCAYAGSGNVLKVQQLLHICSEHYEAKEKEEEKDKKDKKDKDKKESAADMGSHQGVAVLGIALIAMGEEIGSEMALRAFGHLLRYGEPTLRRAVPLALALISVSNPRLNILDTLSKFSHDADPEVSHNSIFAMGMVGSGTNNARLAAMLRQLAQYHAKDPNNLFMVRLAQGLTHLGKGTLTLCPYHSDRQLMSQVAVAGLLTVLVSFLDVKNIILGKSHYVLYGLVAAMQPRMLVTFDEELRPLPVSVRVGQAVDVVGQAGKPKAITGFQTHTTPVLLAHGERAELATEEYLPVTPILEGFVILRKNPNYDA